In Balneola sp., one genomic interval encodes:
- a CDS encoding acyl-CoA dehydrogenase has product MEAIMELFGFFSEVPLWASIGSAFLLMLILGYTGAPLWLWAVAGYVGLAGLNAPAWAYITYTALVLVFNIKPIRRVVLSGPIMKLLDALNFLPKISQTEQTAIEAGNVWVEGELFSGKPDFKKILDQDYPELDKEEQAFLDGPVEALCGMVTDWDVMVRKGFTEEVWEFMRKEKFFGLIVPKKYGGLEFSATAHSAIVAKLASRCGPLATTVMVPNSLGPAELLLHYGTEDQKDHYLPRLASGEEMPCFGLTEANAGSDAGSMRSEGVVFKGDDGELYLKMNFEKRYITLAAISTVIGLAFNLKDPDHLIGDEENRGITCALIPSDTDGVTLGRRHDPLGIPFYNCPIDGKDVIVPIDAIIGGKEGAGNGWRMLMESLAVGRGISLPAQSVGGSKMATRAIGAYTAIRKQFGLNIGKFEGIEEPMARIGGYTYLMEAARRYTTGGLDSGQKPAVVTAIAKYNFTELGREIVTDAMDIVGGAGISRGPRNIFASSYTAMPIAITVEGANILTRTLMIFGQGAIRCHPYAYNEIDALMNKDVKQFDDNFWKHIGHVAKNKSRAFLLSLTRGRLASSPVSGPSAKYFRKLAWTSASFAFFSDIALGSYGGALKMKEKIAGRYADILSYMYLASGTLKRFEAEGRREADRPYFEWAMEYSFWKIQQAFEGILREIQVPGLSWVFRLAGVWGRLNPIGTYPSDKLGHKVAQAMQTRGEDRDHMTDGIYLPEDKESAVGRYEHTMKLVEEAWPVFKKLYKAIKAKELPKEPYLEIADLAVEKGVLNKEEGELVKKTEKARNDAIQVDEFTLDEYDNETPTKPYGDGKKPEEAPQAMV; this is encoded by the coding sequence GTCCGATCATGAAATTGCTGGATGCACTGAATTTCCTTCCCAAAATATCACAGACAGAACAAACAGCTATTGAAGCTGGTAATGTTTGGGTTGAAGGAGAACTGTTTTCAGGAAAGCCAGATTTTAAGAAAATTTTGGACCAGGATTACCCTGAGTTGGATAAAGAAGAACAGGCTTTTCTTGACGGACCGGTGGAAGCGCTTTGCGGCATGGTCACCGATTGGGATGTGATGGTTCGAAAAGGATTTACGGAAGAAGTATGGGAGTTCATGCGCAAAGAGAAGTTCTTTGGACTGATTGTTCCCAAGAAGTATGGCGGACTTGAATTCTCTGCCACTGCTCATAGTGCTATTGTAGCAAAGCTGGCCTCAAGGTGTGGGCCATTAGCCACCACGGTAATGGTACCTAACTCGTTAGGCCCTGCAGAATTGTTACTTCATTATGGAACTGAAGATCAAAAAGATCACTACTTACCAAGACTTGCAAGCGGAGAAGAAATGCCGTGCTTTGGCCTGACTGAAGCAAATGCAGGATCAGATGCAGGAAGCATGAGATCTGAAGGTGTAGTTTTTAAAGGGGATGATGGAGAGTTATACCTCAAAATGAATTTCGAAAAACGCTATATCACACTGGCCGCTATTTCTACGGTAATTGGCTTAGCGTTCAACCTTAAAGATCCCGATCACCTAATTGGGGATGAAGAAAATCGTGGTATAACCTGTGCACTTATTCCTTCAGATACAGATGGAGTCACTTTAGGAAGACGCCATGATCCTCTTGGAATTCCGTTCTACAACTGCCCAATTGATGGAAAAGATGTGATTGTACCAATTGACGCCATCATTGGTGGCAAAGAAGGAGCCGGAAATGGCTGGAGAATGCTGATGGAGTCACTGGCAGTAGGACGTGGAATCTCATTACCGGCGCAAAGTGTGGGTGGATCTAAAATGGCAACTCGCGCAATCGGTGCTTATACAGCGATCCGTAAACAATTTGGATTGAACATCGGGAAATTCGAAGGTATCGAAGAACCCATGGCTCGAATCGGTGGGTATACGTACTTAATGGAAGCCGCTCGAAGATATACTACCGGTGGACTAGATAGTGGGCAAAAACCTGCCGTTGTAACAGCTATCGCAAAATATAATTTCACTGAGTTAGGTCGTGAAATTGTGACCGATGCAATGGATATTGTAGGCGGTGCAGGAATTTCCCGAGGTCCCCGAAATATCTTTGCAAGCAGCTATACTGCGATGCCAATCGCCATTACTGTTGAGGGAGCTAACATACTGACTAGAACACTCATGATCTTCGGTCAGGGTGCAATTCGTTGCCATCCCTACGCATACAATGAAATAGATGCACTGATGAACAAAGATGTGAAACAGTTCGATGATAACTTCTGGAAGCATATTGGTCACGTTGCCAAGAATAAATCAAGAGCTTTCTTATTAAGCTTAACAAGAGGCCGATTAGCCTCATCACCGGTAAGCGGACCTTCAGCTAAGTATTTTAGAAAACTAGCCTGGACATCAGCATCCTTTGCTTTCTTCTCAGATATCGCATTGGGATCATATGGTGGAGCTCTCAAAATGAAAGAGAAAATAGCCGGTCGCTATGCCGATATTTTAAGCTATATGTATTTAGCTTCTGGAACACTCAAACGATTTGAAGCGGAAGGAAGACGAGAAGCGGACCGTCCATATTTTGAATGGGCTATGGAATATAGCTTCTGGAAAATTCAGCAAGCCTTTGAAGGGATCCTGCGAGAAATTCAGGTACCCGGATTAAGCTGGGTATTTAGATTAGCCGGAGTTTGGGGGAGATTGAATCCAATTGGAACCTATCCCTCAGATAAACTCGGTCATAAGGTTGCTCAAGCTATGCAAACTCGCGGAGAAGACCGGGATCATATGACAGATGGAATTTACCTTCCGGAAGATAAAGAGTCTGCTGTCGGCCGATACGAACATACCATGAAGTTGGTTGAAGAAGCCTGGCCGGTATTCAAGAAGCTCTATAAAGCCATTAAGGCAAAAGAGCTGCCTAAAGAACCCTATTTAGAAATCGCAGATCTTGCAGTTGAGAAAGGAGTACTTAACAAAGAAGAAGGCGAGTTAGTCAAAAAAACCGAAAAAGCTCGAAACGACGCTATTCAAGTAGATGAATTCACGCTCGATGAGTATGATAACGAAACACCGACCAAACCTTATGGCGATGGCAAGAAACCGGAAGAAGCTCCGCAGGCGATGGTTTGA